Proteins from a genomic interval of Bacteroidota bacterium:
- the msrA gene encoding peptide-methionine (S)-S-oxide reductase MsrA, whose product MKNLFPTFIFALIFSIYSCAQQKQEPVPTIQPNKTTMSEQAKLDTVTLGGGCFWCTEAIYQRLNGVVSVASGYSGGQIANPTYKEVCSGLTGHAECTQITFDANVVPLAQVLEVFFKTHDPTTVDRQGNDVGTQYRSVIFYKNEEQKKVAEDIKNGLDKSGAFSKPIVTEIVPLTTFYKAEDYHQNYYNENKSSNSYCSIVIVPKIEKFEKYFKDKLKKE is encoded by the coding sequence ATGAAAAATCTATTTCCAACCTTTATTTTCGCACTGATCTTTAGCATATACTCCTGCGCACAGCAAAAACAGGAACCGGTGCCAACTATTCAACCAAACAAAACAACGATGAGTGAACAAGCAAAATTAGATACCGTAACGCTGGGTGGCGGTTGTTTCTGGTGTACCGAAGCCATCTATCAGCGCTTGAATGGAGTGGTTTCTGTAGCATCGGGCTATTCAGGCGGACAAATTGCTAACCCAACCTATAAAGAAGTTTGTTCGGGGCTGACCGGCCATGCTGAATGTACGCAAATCACTTTTGATGCCAATGTGGTACCCCTGGCCCAAGTGCTGGAAGTATTTTTCAAAACACATGACCCCACCACCGTGGACCGCCAAGGAAATGATGTGGGTACTCAATATCGTTCTGTCATTTTCTATAAAAACGAAGAACAAAAAAAAGTAGCCGAGGACATCAAAAACGGGCTGGATAAAAGTGGAGCTTTCTCCAAACCAATCGTTACCGAGATTGTGCCACTCACCACGTTCTACAAAGCCGAAGACTATCACCAAAACTACTACAACGAGAATAAAAGCTCCAACTCTTATTGCTCTATTGTCATTGTACCCAAAATTGAAAAGTTTGAGAAGTACTTTAAAGATAAGCTGAAGAAGGAGTAA
- the hpt gene encoding hypoxanthine phosphoribosyltransferase, with amino-acid sequence MEKLVKLGDKTFRLYKSESEIFAAIRNIASQINDDYIGKRPVLIPVLNGSFMFAADLLRELRLDCELSFIKVASYKGMQSNSDASTLIGLNKNLEGRHVIIIEDIVDTGHTLAHIVPTLLAQNPASLKVASLLIKPFDLKASVNIDYVGMEIPNEFIVGYGLDYDGLGRNLRDIYQVVIE; translated from the coding sequence ATGGAGAAGCTAGTCAAGCTGGGCGATAAAACTTTCAGGCTATACAAGAGTGAAAGCGAAATATTCGCTGCTATTCGAAATATTGCTTCTCAGATCAACGACGATTATATCGGCAAAAGACCGGTATTGATTCCCGTCCTCAACGGCTCTTTTATGTTTGCGGCAGACCTGTTGCGCGAACTGAGATTAGACTGCGAACTTTCCTTTATCAAAGTAGCTTCCTATAAAGGCATGCAGTCCAATAGCGATGCCTCTACCCTCATCGGGCTTAATAAAAACCTGGAAGGTCGCCACGTAATTATCATAGAAGATATTGTAGATACCGGCCACACCCTCGCCCACATTGTCCCTACGCTTCTGGCACAAAATCCCGCTTCGCTCAAAGTCGCTTCGCTGCTCATCAAACCCTTTGATCTGAAAGCCAGCGTCAACATTGATTACGTAGGCATGGAAATTCCCAACGAATTCATCGTAGGCTACGGATTAGACTATGATGGGCTGGGAAGAAACCTACGCGACATTTATCAGGTAGTCATTGAGTGA
- a CDS encoding NAD(P)/FAD-dependent oxidoreductase: MRQIVVIGGGAAGFFAALASAENNPDAQVTILEKSSTLLSKVKISGGGRCNVTHACFDAKELIKNYPRGEKQLLGPFTRFNPSHTVDWFEAKGVKLKREADGRMFPATDSSQTIIDCFLQEAKRLGVAIKMQTGVETIKPDDAKFHLVTNKNTPIIADAVIITTGSGSSMWSLLSGLGHTIVPPVPSLFTFNINDQRIKGLEGLSVPHATVSVVPPATHKAPYSKLSSTGPLLITHWGMSGPAILRLSAWGARILSDSKHQFEIEINWTGEPSINELRETIKQFKQSHPKKVVSINPLLPLPKRLWERLSSTICQTSTNYADLSNKQIEGLATALAASRFHVLGKSTFKDEFVTAGGVSLDEVDFKTMQSKIIPGLYFAGEVLDMDAITGGFNFQAAWTTGWVAGNAI, encoded by the coding sequence ATGAGACAAATCGTCGTCATAGGAGGCGGAGCAGCAGGGTTTTTTGCCGCCCTAGCAAGTGCCGAAAACAATCCTGATGCACAAGTCACCATTCTTGAAAAATCTTCCACACTTCTATCTAAAGTAAAAATCAGCGGCGGCGGGCGGTGCAACGTCACTCATGCCTGCTTTGATGCCAAAGAGTTAATCAAAAATTATCCCAGAGGAGAGAAGCAATTGCTCGGACCTTTCACCCGGTTCAATCCTTCGCACACCGTTGATTGGTTTGAAGCCAAAGGCGTGAAACTGAAACGCGAAGCAGATGGAAGAATGTTTCCGGCCACCGATTCATCACAAACCATCATAGATTGTTTCCTCCAAGAAGCCAAACGCCTCGGAGTAGCGATCAAGATGCAAACCGGAGTAGAAACTATCAAGCCCGACGATGCAAAGTTTCATTTAGTCACCAACAAAAATACACCCATCATCGCCGATGCGGTCATTATCACCACCGGTTCCGGTTCATCTATGTGGAGCCTCTTGTCCGGTCTCGGCCATACCATCGTGCCACCGGTTCCCTCGCTCTTCACCTTTAACATAAACGACCAGCGCATCAAAGGTCTGGAAGGTCTATCTGTGCCCCACGCTACGGTCTCCGTCGTTCCACCTGCGACTCATAAAGCACCCTATTCAAAATTATCTTCCACCGGCCCTTTGCTCATCACCCACTGGGGAATGAGCGGCCCGGCCATCCTGCGTTTGTCTGCCTGGGGTGCGCGGATCTTATCAGACTCCAAACACCAATTTGAAATAGAAATAAACTGGACCGGCGAACCTTCTATCAACGAGCTGCGCGAAACCATCAAGCAGTTCAAACAATCACACCCAAAAAAGGTCGTTTCGATCAACCCTCTTCTCCCACTACCCAAAAGGCTCTGGGAGCGGCTCTCAAGCACTATCTGCCAAACGTCCACCAACTACGCCGACCTCTCCAACAAACAGATTGAGGGCCTCGCCACAGCGCTTGCCGCCTCCCGCTTCCACGTGCTCGGCAAATCCACCTTCAAAGATGAGTTTGTAACAGCCGGTGGAGTCAGTCTAGATGAAGTGGACTTTAAAACCATGCAGAGCAAAATTATCCCCGGACTATATTTTGCCGGCGAAGTATTAGACATGGATGCCATCACGGGAGGCTTCAATTTTCAGGCAGCCTGGACTACCGGCTGGGTTGCGGGGAACGCCATCTAA